The Plasmodium yoelii strain 17X genome assembly, chromosome: 4 genome has a window encoding:
- a CDS encoding PIR protein, translating to MAKDQTDKTEYFIKKRNYICGKFDTLRLLFSDELDISGEYIIKVAKYRDYFPNKSEYTDIDKINGYFLWLLKEIFGNSNNLSGDKNENMSVITYIFSWLSYKLNQKTKNGITELNEFYSKHIEHVQEYNGSIGKNAKYKSYKEIIDENKNFMDIDIKVMSKFYDVFKNLCKMYNELTKVNNNSEEYLEYVNNFADNYKALVNENFNDTNNNSFRQILSVVLNDYNYIKDTLGVEYVKKQFPELTKEKTTQVSVLSPKETRDASLSEIQGSISQTGVSSSQTEASSSQTDVSISETDVSDSETTLFSSLTINKLIPIPFILVVTLILLGIAYKYSLFGFGKRSKKQHLRGKLKR from the exons ATGGCTAAAGATCAAACGGATAAAACAGAATACTTCATTAAAAAGAGAAACTACATA TGTGGTAAGTTTGATACATTGAGGTTACTTTTTTCTGATGAATTGGACATTTCTGgagaatatattattaaagttGCAAAATACAGAGATTATTTTCCTAATAAATCAGAATATACCgatatcgataaaattaatggtTATTTCTTATGGTTACTTAAAGAAATTTTtgggaatagtaataatttgTCGggagataaaaatgaaaatatgagTGTTATTACATACATTTTTTCTtggttaagttataagttaaatcaaaaaacaaaaaatggaaTCACTGAATTAAACGAGTTTTATAGTAAACATATAGAACATGTCCAGGAGTATAACGGATCTATAGGAAAGaatgcaaaatataaaagttatAAGGAAATTATAGATGAAAATAAGAATTTTATGGATATTGATATTAAAGttatgtctaaattttatgatgtatttaaaaatctgtgtaaaatgtataatgAGCTTACAAAGGTGAATAATAATAGCGAGGAATATTTAgaatatgttaataattttgcTGATAATTATAAAGCTCTtgttaatgaaaattttaatgaTACAAACAATAATTCATTTAGACAAATATTGTCTGTTGTATTAAACGATTATAATTACATAAAAGATACATTAGGTGTTGAATATGTAAAGAAACAATTTCCAGAACTTACAAAGGAAAAAACAACACAAGTTTCTGTATTAAGTCCTAAAGAAACACGAGATGCCTCATTGAGTGAAATTCAAGGATCAATTTCTCAAACTGGAGTATCAAGTTCTCAAACTGAAGCATCAAGTTCTCAAACTGATGTATCAATTTCTGAAACTGATGTATCAGATTCTGAAACGACACTATTTAGTTCATTGACAATAAACAAACTAATTCCAATTCCATTTATATTGGTTGtaacattaattttattaggaattgcatataag tattcgttatttggatttggGAAACGATctaaaaaacaacatttaagaggAAAGCTAAAAagataa